In Cololabis saira isolate AMF1-May2022 chromosome 14, fColSai1.1, whole genome shotgun sequence, a single genomic region encodes these proteins:
- the LOC133459388 gene encoding thrombospondin type-1 domain-containing protein 1, with translation MPPAASPLPFLLALAGYAFGGLSIWPSFHVALSNRSVFVNFSTNSSGGVAAGNGSLSLVDTDSNTTLLSRNLPGNPPAGRVEFHCSCFLYAGTFRFLLRRPGGPPGSHGNGSGRAEGSTLWWSSELQVQWPTFHLSVERDGNQSGSFQVGISTNEHFQACSRGIDSALFLEVSYVEHNQIGRNSIDKVRARTRHPILPLRTQSIQLACVFPFTEKDFVRLALRSPHAAQEVKSSDALHLTRIFSYKLLVDDAGAYRSGCEGTMTVRMVPPPCASISGKVLLYSDAGVGSPPAPAGFGAEEPSSPPLAYNWLTQGENETEFNCSVFHPGKNKYCFRFVFNFSRSPSPAQVCLVVYRSAESWGPWQPWSPCSVSCGEGLRERERGCLLPPGGPGGRCSGQPREQSPCSLEDCPGRPPSPSPPPGSPPLLGGDMIVVIGISLCLAVIAATVLVTVWRRFCRTPPCSPVRGGPLHPPGGRKLSDEASICGHSLQRPSLSEGAPPRGQAVAQTRVVPLGPDPDRLSPSGQKMLPPIFGYRLAQQQLKEMKKQGLREATQLYHVSSSPVPDTLAETDASAPSAPSAPSAPPTVGAATPDRLSPRVDLVLGPPVSARAGGTRGAGSDWRERTADWVEMVERSGFAGLRGGGDAGTGNSYPRNPNFRRTSSFTDPKLQQAVPGPSRPFRERSMTQVGSRTLPEGSSWSRGRWESPPPHPQPIPEHRVSDWTKAGPQRPDQRKPWTELKNTGTNTNASSGPGKPVSTAERRNRCDPAGGAGGPGPGGPGPVPGPGGPGPVPGLRGPGPVPGVKGPVPASGPGGPGPFPGPRGPGSVPGVRGPVPVPGPRGPGPASGPGGPAPHAPHQLSLDRAEQNWNRRGPSPIQRNILARKLKEAQSSSGARGGRQRSSSFSAAPPDPRKARCSSLSMSGDITAGGGASPYRLTEAEQRMLDLDLVPVYVREED, from the exons ATGCCACCGGCGGCCTCGCCGCTGCCCTTCCTGCTGGCGCTGGCGGGATACG CCTTCGGAGGGCTCAGTATCTGGCCCTCCTTCCACGTTGCCCTTAGCAACCGCAGCGTGTTTGTGAACTTCAGCACCAACTCCAGCGGCGGCGTCGCCGCCGGCAACGGCAGCCTCTCCCTGGTGGACACGGACAGCAACAccacgctgctgagcaggaatcTGCCCGGCAACCCCCCGGCCGGCAGGGTGGAGTTCCACTGCTCCTGCTTCCTGTACGCCGGGACCTTCCGGTTCCTGCTGCGGCGGCCCGGCGGCCCCCCTGGTTCCCACGGTAACGGGTCGGGCCGGGCCGAGGGCTCCACCCTGTGGTGGAGCTCGGAGCTGCAGGTGCAGTGGCCGACGTTCCACCTCTCCGTGGAGAGAGACGGGAACCAATCAGGATCTTTCCAG GTCGGAATATCCACGAACGAGCACTTCCAGGCGTGCTCCCGCGGTATCGACTCGGCGCTCTTCCTGGAGGTCAGCTACGTGGAGCACAACCAGATTGGGCGGAACAGCATCGACAAGGTTCGAGCCCGGACGCGCCACCCGATCCTGCCACTGCGGACCCAGAGCATTCAGCTAGCCTGCGTCTTCCCGTTCACGGAGAAGGACTTTGTCCGGTTGGCCCTGCGGTCGCCTCACGCCGCCCAGGAGGTGAAGAGCTCCGACGCCCTGCACCTCACCCGGATCTTCTCCTACAAGCTGCTGGTGGACGACGCCGGCGCCTACCGGAGCGGCTGCGAGGGGACGATGACGGTGAGGATGGTGCCTCCGCCGTGCGCTAGCATCAGCGGGAAGGTGCTGCTGTACAGCGACGCGGGTGTCGGTTCCCCGCCGGCACCGGCCGGGTTTGGGGCGGAGGAGCCGTCCTCGCCGCCGCTGGCCTACAACTGGCTGACGCAGGGCGAGAACGAGACGGAGTTCAACTGCTCCGTGTTTCACCCGGGGAAGAACAAGTACTGCTTCCGCTTCGTCTTCAACTTCAGCCGCTCGCCGAGTCCCGCGCAGGTGTGTCTGGTGGTCTACAGGAGCGCAG AGTCGTGGGGCCCCTGGCAGCCCTGGAGCCCCTGCAGCGTGAGCTGCGGCGAGGGCCTGAGGGAGCGTGAGCGAGGCTGCCTGCTGCCCCCCGGTGGCCCGGGGGGGCGCTGCAGCGGCCAGCCGAGGGAGCAGTCCCCCTGTTCCCTGGAGGACTGTCCCGGCCGGCCCCCGTCCCCGTCCCCGCCCCCGGGGAGTCCCCCCCTGCTGGGGGGGGACATGATCGTGGTGATCGGCATCTCCCTCTGCCTGGCCGTCATCGCCGCCACCGTGCTGGTGACGGTGTGGAGGAGGTTCTGCCGGACCCCCCCCTGCAGCCCGGTCCGCGGGGGGCCCCTGCACCCCCCGGGGGGCCGCAAGCTGTCGGACGAGGCCTCCATCTGCGGCCACAGCCTCCAGAGGCCCAGCCTGTCCGAGGGCGCCCCCCCGCGGGGCCAGGCCGTGGCCCAGACCCGGGTGGTGCCGCTGGGCCCGGACCCGGACCGGCTCTCCCCCAGCGGCCAGAAGATGCTGCCGCCGATCTTCGG GTACCGGCTggcccagcagcagctgaaggagATGAAGAAGCAGGGCCTGAGGGAAGCCACACAGCTGTACCACGTCTCGTCCAGCCCCGTCCCCGACACCCTGGCGGAGACGGACGCCTCGGCCCCCTCCGCCCCCTCCGCCCCCTCCGCCCCCCCCACTGTGGGTGCTGCCACCCCGGACCGCCTCAGCCCCAGGgtggacctggtcctggggcCCCCCGTCTCTGCCCGGGCCGGCGGGACCAGGGGCGCGGGCTCGGACTGGCGCGAGCGCACGGCCGACTGGGTGGAGATGGTGGAGAGGAGCGGGTTCGCCGGCCTCAGGGGGGGCGGGGACGCCGGGACCGGGAACTCCTACCCCAGGAACCCCAACTTCAGGCGCACCTCCAGCTTCACGGACCCCAAGCTGCAGCAGGCCGTCCCGGGGCCGTCCCGGCCGTTCAGGGAGAGGAGCATGACCCAG GTTGGATCTCGGACTCTGCCTGAAGGAAGTAGTTGGAGCAGGGGAAGGTGGGAGAGTCCGCCCCCCCACCCTCAGCCCATCCCGGAGCACCGGGTCTCGGACTGGACTAAAGCCGGACCCCAGAGACCCGATCAGAGGAAACCCTGGACCGAGCTCAAGAACACGGGGACGAACACAAACGCCTCTTCAGGACCCGGGAAACCCGTGAGCACCGCGGAGAGGAGGAACCGCTGCGACCCTGCAGGTGGGGCTGGGGGTCCAGGCCCGGGGGGTCCAGGGCCAGTTCCAGGCCCGGGGGGTCCAGGGCCAGTTCCAGGCCTGAGGGGTCCAGGGCCGGTCCCAGGGGTGAAGGGTCCAGTGCCGGCCTCAGGCCCGGGGGGTCCAGGGCCATTTCCAGGACCGAGGGGTCCAGGGTCGGTCCCAGGGGTGAGGGGTCCAGTTCCTGTTCCAGGACCGAGGGGTCCAGGGCCGGC CTCAGGGCCGGGGGGCCCAGCCCCACACGCCCCCCACCAGCTGAGCTTGGACCGGGCCGAGCAGAACTGGAACCGCCGGGGCCCGTCCCCGATCCAGAGGAACATCCTGGCCCGGAAACTGAAGGAGGCCCAGTCCAGCTCCGGGGCCCGGGGGGGCCGCCAGCGCAGCTCCAGCTTCAGTGCCGCCCCCCCGGACCCGAGGAAGGCCCGCTGCAGCTCTCTGAGCATGTCCGGTGACATCACggccgggggcggggcctcccccTACAGGCTGACGGAGGCGGAGCAGAGGatgctggacctggacctggtcccggTCTACGTCCGCGAGGAGGACTAG